A stretch of the Proteus sp. ZN5 genome encodes the following:
- a CDS encoding AraC family transcriptional regulator: MDTASLSTPIVLEFEHFKKTLLLYTKDKEGGWDTIVSGLALCRYSSITESEGWMYEPSLAIAAQGAKQITIGVETNCYRPMNMLLTSSEIPTFAKVCEASKETPFLAMLLKLDLALLPELLAENKFELLQENNEIRAQQIVQVTAPILQAVTRLIKLIDTPEDAPFIAPLIQKEILYYLLRSNDGARQQLLASQHPQCRQINHALDWMKQHYREIIRIEDLTTLVGMSTSSFHFHFKNRIGMTPLQYQKWLRLNEARRIMLIEMSDVSEAAFIVGYESPSQFSREYQRLFGLSPLKDIQRLKVSGAERVSLDY, translated from the coding sequence ATGGATACTGCGAGTTTATCAACACCGATAGTATTAGAGTTTGAACATTTTAAAAAAACACTTCTTCTATATACAAAAGATAAAGAAGGGGGATGGGATACGATTGTCTCTGGTTTAGCGTTATGTCGGTATAGTTCTATTACAGAGTCAGAAGGTTGGATGTATGAACCAAGTTTGGCTATTGCTGCACAAGGTGCAAAGCAGATAACAATAGGGGTAGAGACAAATTGCTATCGTCCAATGAATATGCTTTTAACATCATCAGAAATACCCACTTTTGCTAAAGTTTGTGAGGCTTCAAAAGAAACGCCTTTTTTAGCAATGTTGCTAAAATTAGATCTTGCTCTATTACCTGAACTGTTAGCTGAAAATAAGTTTGAATTACTACAAGAAAATAATGAGATCCGAGCTCAACAAATTGTTCAAGTAACAGCACCAATTCTACAAGCAGTAACAAGGCTTATAAAACTAATAGATACACCCGAAGACGCACCGTTTATTGCTCCTTTGATCCAAAAAGAGATCCTTTATTACTTATTACGATCAAACGATGGTGCACGGCAGCAACTACTCGCTTCGCAACATCCTCAGTGTCGGCAAATTAATCATGCTCTTGATTGGATGAAACAACATTATCGCGAAATAATCCGGATTGAAGATCTAACAACATTAGTAGGTATGAGTACCTCTTCATTTCATTTTCACTTTAAAAATAGAATTGGCATGACACCATTACAATATCAAAAATGGTTACGACTAAATGAGGCGAGAAGGATCATGTTGATTGAAATGAGTGATGTTTCTGAAGCGGCATTTATTGTGGGTTATGAAAGTCCATCACAGTTTAGTCGTGAATATCAGCGACTATTTGGATTGTCACCCCTAAAAGATATTCAACGATTAAAGGTCTCAGGAGCAGAAAGGGTATCTTTGGATTATTAG
- a CDS encoding YlaC family protein, with amino-acid sequence MNVLKEILERDLDRINKAEKRDGKPHFNSQFLKNHIWLCISMVLSYVLLAALLIYSPYFGVISLVLFTVMFLVMAGILLFDIKPIYKFEDIGVLDLRVCYNGEWYTFEKLSDEAINEIQQHPAISQQIKEDIREIISKKQEIHFYDVYLMAFDPVQQSISASQLSPQA; translated from the coding sequence ATGAATGTATTAAAAGAAATCTTAGAGCGTGATTTAGACCGGATCAATAAAGCAGAGAAAAGAGACGGGAAACCACATTTTAATAGTCAGTTTTTAAAAAACCATATCTGGTTATGTATCAGCATGGTTCTCTCTTATGTATTACTCGCTGCGTTATTAATTTATTCACCTTACTTTGGTGTTATCTCACTCGTTCTTTTTACTGTGATGTTCTTAGTTATGGCTGGTATCTTGTTATTTGATATTAAACCTATCTATAAATTTGAAGATATTGGTGTTCTCGATTTGAGAGTTTGCTATAACGGTGAATGGTATACCTTTGAAAAACTCTCTGATGAAGCCATAAATGAGATCCAGCAGCACCCAGCGATATCTCAACAAATAAAAGAAGACATTCGTGAGATTATTAGTAAAAAACAAGAAATTCATTTTTACGATGTGTACTTAATGGCATTTGATCCCGTTCAACAATCAATTTCAGCATCACAGTTATCCCCTCAAGCCTGA
- a CDS encoding NAD(P)H-dependent oxidoreductase, whose amino-acid sequence MTNVFIINAAKEFDGSEGKLNDHLTQIATELLSSYQINVQSTRIDDGYDNDEEVDKYLWADVIIYQMPAWWMEGPWILKKYIDDVFSAGYGKMYIDDGRTRKDPSKKYGSGGLLQGKKYLLSVTWNAPFESFEEQEQFFEGKGIDAVYFPFHKANQFLGMEGLKTFGMFDVVKQPQIEQDIKAYKKHLEQEIVGITD is encoded by the coding sequence GTGACGAATGTTTTTATTATTAATGCGGCAAAAGAGTTTGATGGGTCTGAAGGGAAGCTCAATGACCATTTGACGCAAATTGCCACAGAATTATTGTCTTCATATCAGATAAATGTGCAATCAACACGTATTGATGATGGTTATGATAATGATGAAGAAGTCGATAAATATTTATGGGCTGATGTCATCATTTATCAAATGCCAGCCTGGTGGATGGAAGGACCTTGGATCTTAAAAAAATACATTGATGATGTATTTAGTGCTGGATACGGCAAAATGTATATTGATGATGGCCGTACACGAAAAGATCCTTCAAAAAAATATGGTTCGGGGGGATTATTGCAAGGCAAAAAATATCTTCTTTCTGTAACTTGGAATGCACCTTTTGAATCTTTTGAAGAGCAAGAACAGTTCTTTGAAGGAAAAGGGATTGATGCTGTCTATTTCCCATTCCATAAAGCGAATCAATTTTTAGGTATGGAAGGATTAAAAACCTTTGGAATGTTTGATGTGGTGAAACAACCGCAAATTGAACAAGATATTAAAGCGTATAAAAAACACTTAGAACAAGAAATTGTTGGCATCACTGATTAG